Proteins found in one Phocaeicola salanitronis DSM 18170 genomic segment:
- a CDS encoding ParA family protein produces MIIVFGNQKGGCGKTTNCAQFANYLSELGKEVLVLDLDFQRSLMDRREEDIKTYDNEPKYEIMEAKISDVAKVIRDFKNVDNGNLIIDLPGRIDNDALGVILNAADIIVCPFRYDKFTMDSTGFFIQIIQYLKVKAKVFFLPNNIRSSVRYETKEQIISILEKIGVVTKEIPQSVLMERANTLLITGECMNLVKGAYDCIIEQGGIK; encoded by the coding sequence ATGATTATAGTATTCGGTAACCAAAAGGGAGGTTGTGGTAAAACAACTAACTGTGCCCAGTTCGCAAATTATCTGTCGGAACTTGGAAAAGAAGTGCTTGTTCTGGATCTTGATTTTCAACGGTCTTTGATGGATCGCAGAGAAGAAGATATTAAGACCTATGATAATGAACCAAAATATGAAATCATGGAAGCAAAGATTAGCGATGTTGCAAAAGTTATCCGTGATTTTAAAAATGTAGACAATGGTAATCTTATAATTGATTTGCCGGGTAGAATTGATAATGACGCTTTAGGCGTGATATTAAATGCGGCAGATATTATAGTGTGTCCTTTCCGCTATGATAAATTTACAATGGATAGTACAGGTTTTTTTATTCAGATTATTCAATATCTGAAAGTAAAGGCAAAAGTGTTTTTCCTACCCAACAACATCCGAAGTTCTGTGCGATATGAAACAAAGGAGCAAATTATATCTATTTTAGAGAAAATAGGTGTTGTAACTAAAGAGATTCCCCAGTCTGTATTGATGGAGCGTGCTAATACATTATTGATAACTGGAGAGTGTATGAATTTGGTAAAAGGAGCTTATGACTGTATTATAGAACAAGGTGGAATAAAATAA
- a CDS encoding beta-ketoacyl-ACP synthase III, protein MKNEVFIKKVNSFLPNEPVDNESMEDYIGRIEGKPSRVKNLVLKQNGIKTRYYALNKNQEITHTAAELAARAIRGLFDNNQDLESLELITTATSIPDQILPSHASMVHGLLPETKNIEIFSTSGVCLTSLQALKIAYLSVVSGEKNNAVCCASELVSAALLSKHYDAEYEKCHSIGENPYFGFEKDFLRFMLSDGAGAVYLDNVPSESGNSLKIEWIEMESNANELPACMISGADFRADGSITTWKSYDSEEISEKSVFTVKQDIRLLKKHIIRLWVDHIENVMKKHNIAPVEVDYVIPHVSSMFFYKELLNEIEKRNIDLRENKWFTNLTWVGNMGSASIFVALDELLKTQNIAKGKKILLLVPESGRFSYGTTLISVV, encoded by the coding sequence ATGAAAAATGAAGTATTTATTAAAAAGGTAAATTCTTTCCTTCCTAACGAACCAGTGGATAATGAAAGTATGGAAGATTATATTGGAAGAATAGAGGGTAAACCTTCAAGAGTAAAAAACTTAGTGCTTAAGCAAAATGGCATAAAGACCAGATACTATGCACTTAATAAAAATCAAGAAATAACCCATACGGCTGCAGAACTTGCTGCTAGAGCTATAAGAGGGTTGTTTGATAATAATCAGGATCTAGAGAGTTTGGAGCTGATTACCACAGCAACATCTATTCCGGATCAGATTCTCCCTTCCCATGCTTCAATGGTACATGGGTTGTTACCAGAAACGAAAAATATAGAGATTTTTTCTACATCCGGTGTTTGCTTGACTTCGCTGCAAGCATTAAAAATTGCATACCTCTCAGTTGTATCTGGAGAGAAGAATAATGCTGTATGTTGTGCATCTGAATTAGTTTCTGCAGCATTGCTTTCAAAACATTATGATGCTGAATATGAAAAATGTCATAGCATAGGTGAAAATCCATATTTCGGTTTTGAAAAAGATTTTTTAAGGTTTATGTTGTCTGATGGTGCAGGAGCAGTTTATTTAGATAATGTACCAAGTGAATCTGGTAATAGCTTAAAAATTGAATGGATAGAAATGGAATCAAATGCAAATGAGTTGCCTGCTTGCATGATATCTGGAGCTGACTTCAGGGCGGACGGTTCCATTACTACATGGAAATCATACGATAGCGAAGAAATATCTGAGAAATCTGTCTTTACAGTAAAACAAGATATAAGACTTTTGAAAAAGCATATAATTAGATTGTGGGTGGATCATATAGAAAATGTAATGAAAAAGCATAATATAGCACCTGTAGAAGTTGATTATGTGATTCCTCATGTTTCTTCCATGTTCTTCTATAAAGAATTACTTAATGAAATAGAAAAACGAAATATCGACTTAAGGGAAAATAAATGGTTTACTAACTTAACTTGGGTTGGTAATATGGGGTCTGCATCAATATTTGTAGCATTAGATGAGCTTCTTAAAACACAAAATATAGCAAAGGGAAAAAAGATACTTTTACTTGTGCCTGAAAGTGGTAGATTTAGTTATGGAACTACTTTAATTTCTGTGGTTTAA
- a CDS encoding TetR/AcrR family transcriptional regulator — translation MKNYDIERILKPAFKLFLMYNYEGVSTSKLEAESGLTRGAIFFKYKTKEDLFKAVIDKYVFTFQSSSSDLEIATLKDFIDLYLTKVENRMKEMHSLGIENVHRGYFNLLYQALKFYPDFDRKITELFNRGLHQWECILQKAKESGEIKSSCDIHETAQRFRYIYSGMSFENSLNQGLSIEKLRVVFYSYYREIANEK, via the coding sequence ATGAAGAATTATGATATTGAACGAATATTGAAACCTGCTTTTAAGTTGTTTCTTATGTATAATTATGAGGGAGTTTCAACTTCAAAACTGGAGGCAGAAAGTGGACTTACTCGGGGGGCTATATTTTTTAAGTATAAAACAAAAGAAGATCTTTTTAAAGCTGTAATAGATAAATATGTTTTCACATTTCAGTCAAGTTCTTCTGATTTAGAGATAGCAACCTTGAAAGATTTTATAGATTTATATCTGACTAAAGTAGAGAACCGGATGAAAGAAATGCATTCATTGGGTATAGAGAATGTTCATAGGGGATATTTTAATTTGTTATACCAAGCTCTGAAATTTTATCCAGATTTTGACCGTAAAATTACAGAACTGTTTAATAGAGGTCTGCATCAATGGGAATGTATACTACAAAAAGCAAAAGAGTCTGGAGAAATTAAATCATCTTGTGATATTCATGAAACAGCACAAAGGTTTAGATATATATATTCTGGAATGTCTTTTGAAAATAGTCTTAATCAAGGTCTTAGTATAGAAAAGTTGAGAGTTGTGTTTTATTCATATTATAGAGAGATAGCTAATGAAAAATGA